A single Nicotiana tabacum cultivar K326 chromosome 5, ASM71507v2, whole genome shotgun sequence DNA region contains:
- the LOC107823853 gene encoding uncharacterized protein LOC107823853 isoform X2, with product MASSSGMNIKEGINSCSGNNSIGGRDNSSSPTSFQQNQVSMDWTPEEQAILEEGLVKYASETSISRYAKIAISLKNKTVRDVALRCKWTTKKENSKRRKDDANLLKKNKDRKEKLTDPTAASSPVVIQPGYVPYAQGVVSNKSDGFTSYHATVSVTTQLIHQNARIFEQISTNLVTHQIRENARLLSQARDNIFMILQKYV from the exons ATGGCAAGTTCATCTGGAATGAATATTAAAGAAGGGATAAATTCATGTAGCGGGAATAATTCGATAGGGGGAAGAGATAATTCTTCTTCACCTACAAGTTTTCAACAAAATCAGGTTTCAATGGATTGGACTCCAGAAGAACAAGCTATCTTGGAGGAAGGTTTGGTAAA ATATGCCTCCGAGACAAGCATATCCCGTTATGCAAAAATTGCAATTTCGCTGAAGAACAAGActgttcgtgatgtggcattacGATGCAAATGGACCACG AAAAAAGAAAACAGCAAGAGAAGGAAAGATGATGCAAATCTATTgaagaaaaataaagatagaaag GAAAAATTGACTGATCCTACTGCAGCGTCGTCCCCTGTAGTAATCCAGCCTGGTTATGTTCCATATGCTCAAGGAGTGGTTTCAAATAAGAGTGACGGTTTCACCTCGTATCATG CGACAGTCAGTGTCACCACGCAGCTTATTCATCAGAATGCTCGGATCTTTGAACAGATTTCGACGAATCTTGTAACACATCAA ATACGCGAGAATGCTCGACTTTTGAGTCAGGCTCGAGATAACATCTTCATGATTTTACAAAAGTACGTCTGA
- the LOC107823853 gene encoding uncharacterized protein LOC107823853 isoform X1 — protein MASSSGMNIKEGINSCSGNNSIGGRDNSSSPTSFQQNQVSMDWTPEEQAILEEGLVKYASETSISRYAKIAISLKNKTVRDVALRCKWTTKKENSKRRKDDANLLKKNKDRKEKLTDPTAASSPVVIQPGYVPYAQGVVSNKSDGFTSYHATVSVTTQLIHQNARIFEQISTNLVTHQIRENARLLSQARDNIFMILQKLNESSYILKQMPPLPVKLDEELANSILPPSTHAIG, from the exons ATGGCAAGTTCATCTGGAATGAATATTAAAGAAGGGATAAATTCATGTAGCGGGAATAATTCGATAGGGGGAAGAGATAATTCTTCTTCACCTACAAGTTTTCAACAAAATCAGGTTTCAATGGATTGGACTCCAGAAGAACAAGCTATCTTGGAGGAAGGTTTGGTAAA ATATGCCTCCGAGACAAGCATATCCCGTTATGCAAAAATTGCAATTTCGCTGAAGAACAAGActgttcgtgatgtggcattacGATGCAAATGGACCACG AAAAAAGAAAACAGCAAGAGAAGGAAAGATGATGCAAATCTATTgaagaaaaataaagatagaaag GAAAAATTGACTGATCCTACTGCAGCGTCGTCCCCTGTAGTAATCCAGCCTGGTTATGTTCCATATGCTCAAGGAGTGGTTTCAAATAAGAGTGACGGTTTCACCTCGTATCATG CGACAGTCAGTGTCACCACGCAGCTTATTCATCAGAATGCTCGGATCTTTGAACAGATTTCGACGAATCTTGTAACACATCAA ATACGCGAGAATGCTCGACTTTTGAGTCAGGCTCGAGATAACATCTTCATGATTTTACAAAA GTTGAATGAGTCGTCATACATACTGAAGCAAATGCCACCACTTCCAGTTAAGTTAGATGAAGAACTTGCCAATTCTATCCTTCCCCCCTCAACTCATGCAATTGGGTGA